The DNA sequence AATGACCCGGAAAGGCTTAAGCTTCTTTCCTCTTTTGAGACGTTTGGCCCGAACTCCAATAGCAATGTATGAAGATGCAATGATCAGGAAGGGGATGAGAAAACCCACCATAAACCTGTATATGACCAGAGACTTGAAGATACTCAAGGTATTATACGTGCATCGGTTACTCTTTTCCAAGCGGTTGATGACAAAGGGAATGCTGCAGAGGATGGATAAAACCCACATGAGTGCACAGATGATCCTGGCTTTGACCAGAGTTCGTTTATTTTGAGCCCAAACAATCACCCATGTGGACAGGCATCGGTCAAGACTGATAGCAGTCAGCAGAAAAATGCTGGCAAACATGTTAAGCACCGCCACAAAGCTGACAAACTTGCACATGAAGTCACCGAAGTGCCAAGCCATCTTgttaaaggcagtaacaatgtAGAGGATGATGATTAAGATGAAGATGAAGTCTGCAATTGCCAAGTTGAGAAACCAAATGGAGTTGACGGTCGTCTTCATTTTGTAGCCAGTCACAAATATGACGAGCCCGTTTCCAACAATACCCAGAGCGAAGACgacaaaatatatgaatatattgaaGATTTCAATGCTTGATAAGGGTTCTTGCAGCGTTGTTGCATTGGTCACATTCTCTGCACAAAGAAAAGAGATAGACAAACTGAATCCattagaatgattaattcagaAATCCAACTCATTCAGTTCACAAATTCAACTCCCTGACTCAATCTGGTTGCAGCGGTTAACACCTCACTGGAGTTGGAATGGAATGATTTTCTTGAATTgtctttaaaatcatttttggaTAGTTATTACAGCTCTGATTTTTCAGGATGAATCGTATTATTGTTGTTCAGATTGGAACCTTAGTTACCAGTCCATTGTTAATCATGCTCAAGATTAGGCTAAATCATGTTTAAAGCATAATCTGATTTTATTTGTCTGAATTATGGGGAATAAACGTTTGCAAATTCAGAGGTTATGATACAAGGAGTTGCTCATTCTTACCATGATGCCACCAGGGGGCATCATGTCCTGTTCTctattttatgtataaaatgcatgatgtatgtatgttttacataatgtattttaacaaaaaaaaaaaaaaaaaaaaaaaaaaattatatacttttactGTAAGAATAAACAAGAATACATTTAACCCAACAaaggttttttgttgttgttgttgttttttgctgCCTACAGCTCAAATTATGTCTGGTAGGTTTAAAGGCTTTGTCAGCAAAAAATCTGATGCACAATTCACATGCAACATTAAGACCATAAAACTGAACACTGAACAGACAAAGTTGCaactcaaaaatattattttactgcTGTTCTCAACTCAATAATGCTTTCAGCTAGTTTTGCATTAAGCAGTAACAGTTGCAAATGATGCAGTATGACCACAGCTTTTATTAACCTCTGTTGACTTACATGACACGTATTGCACGTGACTGAAGTCTCAAAAACTCTAGCGAgagatacagtatatatttttatattttgtgtgttATTTTATCTTATAATAGTGGTTTACACTGAGAAACAACAGCAGGGATGGATGAGATCTCTTTTAGATTTCTGTTGGATTAGAGTTTAAGCTTTTAATTCAAGTCGCTATGCTACTTTAATCTTGATCAAATCAAGAATCGAAAGAAGCCAAGATAATGAACCCAACCAAAGGGGTGGAGGAATAAAAATGCATGTAATTTTGAAAAGGCATTACAGCATAAATAATCTGCCCACATCACCCAGTTCTTTTCACAGGGCATCGATATCATCATATGACATGTCTCAATAATGCAAAAATGTGCTTGCAATATTATAATAGGTGTATCAGACATAGTCATAGCCACAGGAATATTGCATAGATGTAGATTCTTACCCATTTTCAGTCCTTTCCTTCAGTTATTCCTGCAGGTGTGTTATCAAAGCTCACAACAACGTCTTCACATGAACATGATGGTTGTTTCCCCTTTATTTGTATGAAAGAGAAAGTGGGGTGGAGTGATGATGCATCAAGGGAAGTATGCTTCTGTAGAAAACTATTTTGAATATCTGCTTTCAAAGGTTAAAGTTACAGTCTTCCATGGGAACCCAAAATAGGACCACATCGTTTATTAAcataatccaaaaaaaaaaaaaaaaaaatatatatttatgacaACAGCAACTAAGAATAAAGGACAGAGTAGAAAATTATAGTTCTGCACTGGTGTTTTGAGCATGATTATATAATACAACATCCTGTTGATAATAGTTAAATCTTTCTTCTTAAGTGTTAAAAGCAGTACAGAGGGTGCTATCTAGAGGCTGTAATCTTCTTCCTTCATAAACAAACCTTTCtgtggcttaaaaaaaaaaaaaaaaaaaaaaccctctctaTTCTAAGTTGTTTTTACTTTGAACAATTTGCATTACAGTACTTCTTATGCTAGTGCTAGGATGATTTGCTTGTTGTACTGCTCATTTGTAATTCACTTTTactaaaagcatctgctaattGAATACATGTGAACAAAAGGGCAAACCTTTTAAGCCATTCAGACTGGTTTATTATTTATCtccaaaatggacaaaaaaaaaaaaaaaaaaaaaaaaggggctCTGGAGGAGAAGAGGGGTGGCAAAATGAAAAGAGTCCAAAGAAATAGTCCATGGGGGAGTggagggtgggaggagccaaTGGGAAACCTTGAGCAGGAGGAGCCAGATGTTGGTCCAGAGACCAACCATGCCGAGGCCCCAGGGTGGAGTCGCAGGTGGGAGGAGCCGTGGTGGTGTCGACATGGTGGTAGAAACCACCCTGGGGACGACCAATGGAGACATGGCTAGTGATGGAGACCCTGATGTAGCCGATGAGCCGAAGAGCCCACGCGCAGCCAATGGTACAGGAGACCGAGGTGGAGCCATGGCAACGAGCATCCGAGGTGGAACCGGACGTCCAGAGGGCAGAGGTTGAGCCGGTGGGACCGAGGATGTAGGTGGAGCTGGAGGGAAGGAGGAGCCAGACGGCACCGTAGGTGCAGGCAGGTGGACGACTGACCAAGGCGGAGCCGGAAAGACGAGGGTGCCCGGAGAAACCGTATGGCCAATGGTGTAgctgagggagggaggagccacgGTGGAACCAGAGTGTCGACTGTCCGAGGTGGAGCAGGGGGCACAGAGGCTTGAGGTGGAGACAGGGGACCCTCTGTGTGGGATGGCGCTGGTGGATGGAAGACCGTAGGCATCTGGCATACAGAAGATGAAGGGCTGAAGGACAGCAGCGATGGTGGGGCCGAGGAACTGGTTGGACGAGGAggcgggagagggaggctgggcgggAACATAGGAAACATGAGGGACACTGGAGAAACAGGAGAATCTGGAGATACAGGGGAAATCGGGAAACACCTCTCGAAAAAAAGTCTATTAGATCAGCCTCAAACAAATTCTTCAGCTCTTCTAAATAATGTCCAGAGCTCAACAAACTCACATTTACAGTTGTGGTGGTGTGGGCGGGGCTTTTCTCCCAGCCCTCGCGCACCTGGTCAGAACCTATCAGTGGTCCGGGCTCCAAGGCGATGAAAGGCTCCGTCCTTATCCTCAGCACGGGCTCATCTTTCGCGAGTAGCCAGTCTCCACAGTCTGCGGTGGGCTCTAACAACATCTCCATTGCGTCGCTCGCTGGTGGTGGTTGGTCTCTGGCAGTGGAGTGGGGCTGGTGGCGAAGTCCTCCTCCGCCGGGCCGATGGTGAATGGCGAGTTGTTActcaccagcacccactccatgAATGCGGCGAAATCCTTCCAAGGACCGCTCCCTGGGAGGCGTGCCCGGGACCACTCGCTTAGGCTGGAATGGTAAAACACGCAGAGCGAGCAGTCGGGAAAGTGTGTCTGGCACGCCAACTCCAAAAAGGCCCTTGTGTGTTCTTCCAGGGAGCGGTCTCTCTGCTCCAGGCATAAAAGGGTTACTGCTGGGTCCATGGTgacagggaagaaaaaaaatggtccATTCTTCTGTTACAGTATGGTTGTGTAGCAAGGAACAAGGACGACAGAGAATACGTAGTAgagtatttaatgacaaaacAGGCAGGATTACACGAAGCACGTGAATGTGAACAGACAAGGAGTGGAGGAAAACACAGGGTATAtatacatgtgacaaacaaagggaacttaaCAAGGTAACTAACTAGACACAGGTGAAAGCAATGACTAATAAAACAGAATGGGGAAAACTAGGTCAAACTAACGGAACATAACAGTGAACATGTAACATTGGGTTTATTTACATGCAATTAAAACAGTAAATTTAaaagatttacatttttaaatctttgtATATTCACTGAGTTGTCTCTGCAACAGTAGCCTAATTCTTTAGTTTGATGGGTGTTCAAAAGTCTAAATTTaaaattctatttaaaaatactcCAAAATATCCAATAAAACCTTAGACTCTTACCCCTTTTTTGTCTGGCAGAATGCTcctttatttgatacagtgagAAAGGGCAAGGTGCTTGATGACAAAAGGGATTTTTAACATCATTAAACATCATCTTTCATTTTGttattgtaaaaatgtccaGTGTTCAAACTGCTATCCCATAACACAGTTTGGTACATCCCTGACTCATCCCTGAAATCTTTCAAAAGAGAACCATTTCAGAGTGAACTAAAATTAGTAATTTCAGTCATTCCTAGTTTCCTTCTAAGTATAAATATGcaggttttgtatttttagCAGTAAAGAAATGACTGCAGCAGGTTCCAATGAACAAAACTCAATAGAGGTTGTGATGCACGAAAGGGAAATTTGTTTTGTCATGTTTACATAAAACTTTaccaaattttttttgtaatatttctgattttctttctttctttctttttttttcttgatttttcaCTGGTAAGCCCTATAAGTTATGGTAACTCAAACCATTTGAGGAAACCAATTGCcgtaaaccatttaagttttaaaaccaatatgcatgagtactgtaaactcatatacattgagttaaattcacttatattttagtgttgGTTTAGTCAATCATTAGAGTACATTAGAGtaactttaatgtttttagCTAAAGTGGTAACGTTAGCCTACGGGACCCCCCAGGGGTCAAAAATGTGGACTAATCATTGCGCATGGACTCCTAAACTGAATTTATTCCCAAATTATGGGCAGCAGGACAGCCCGTTTACTGCTTATAAATCGTGCCTGCAGAAAAGGCATGTTAATGCATGCTGCATCTATAAATGTTTTAGGCCTGTGCAACTTGCTGACCGCTGTGGCATCCCTGTTATCTGTGTACATATTACCTGTGGTGTGGGTGTGGGACCTTAACTGACGCTAGATAGTATTTCGGATCATACGGCCTACATTCACTATACAAGCCGATCTGAGATCTGTTAAAATAACAGGCACGTTGGTATAATTCAGGCAGGCATTACTAGTTGCATGCAGATGCATGATACAGTATGATTGGATTAGGCTCCTATTCCCATTTGATTTCTAATGTCGTCATGTAACGTTATAGTCCTTAGGTCCAACACAATTCATCCATGGTTGACAATAAAGTAAATTGTATGTCCTTTTTTAATCTTCATAGTGCCATTGGAAAGGCTTAGGACATGCTCACATCAGGTCATCCCGCAGAATTACATATTTTGTTacgtataaataataataattattgttattattttttttgtagtaaaaaTGCCAGTTGGTTCAACTCTTTAGTAGTGCACCCATTGCCTGGAGAAGATCAATTGTTCCAATCTAAGATGCACCAaggtaaataatttttaataggCTACTGTACTGTCTAACTGCTTACCCCCATTTTCATGCATTAAAGCCAGAGTCAAAAAGGCTATACATCTGACATTAAATCTGTCTATTACAGACAATACATTGTTCTATTGTGGTGGTTCTCAACTGTGGTCACACCTAGTTCATTGAGATTATCCATATTTTGATTTCAAAATTCAAGAAAATGGCAACATCTCTACTTGCGCATGCAATAATGACAACTTAAGGTATAATGTCTGTGGCCAGATAATGGACATTAGTATATTCCATTAAAATATGGATACATAACTAACTTGGTTTCTAGCATCAtacctttaatattattaaaacatgccAGTGCATTGACTCAGCTGTATATTTAGTCTGACCAATTAATTTCATTCACTTGGTattgaagtcattatttaggCCCTTGTTAATAGAGGGCTAGAAAATCAGCAATGCTTGATCAACTGGACCACAGTTtagaaccttttttttgttgttgttgtcatacCGTCTCCCCctcactctctctgtctttctccctTGCTCAGTGTGGGAAGCTGCTGGACATGAAGTCTAGGCAGACGGCCCCTATGAAAGTGTTCCGGACCAAGGAATGGGCACAAAAAGTCCCGCAATCAGGCAAAAATCTTTGACAACAGTGCCCTGTTGGTAATAAGCTTTTTGTAATTTCTAAAAGCTGTACTGTTTGACATTCTTATATTTTAGAGTGGTTTTACTGTGGTATTTGTAGTTAAAGCACAGTACCACAACACTTGCCATGCTTTTACCacagtaaatgtttttactgtgtacTGTTTGTAGTTAAAGCACAGTAAACACAACACTTGCCATGcgttaaatacttttttgtaatgtaattgtaattcaatattttttctgttttgcagtTCCTTCAGATCACATACTCCTCCATCTCCATCTCCCACAACAACCTTTAATCCAAATCAACAGCTCTTTTAAGAAGCCATCTCTCGCAAAAGCTCTCTcactatttctctctctcagcttTCTTGCCTATTTTTTCTGACCTGTAATCTGTAATTCATTTACACATAGTTTtgctctctttctttcattttttcatcATGGCATATTTTTAAATCTCAGAATCAAATGTTGACCAATTCTGTCAGAAAGCTGATCTTATTAACAGGGAACTCGAACTCAAAGTTACCAATGCTGATCTTGAAGAAGCTGCAACGACAAACATTTCCAGTGGTATGTCTGTGTTGGTCTTAACCCTTGATTAAACATTTCTGCAGTTACATTTTGCACAACATTTGGTGTTTCTTAAACTTTGTTTTACATACCACACGGTCCCATCAGTAGTAATTCATACAATTTACCAAGTCACCAAATTCATATGACGGTGTACAAGCGTGCTCGTACAAAATTCTGACTTGTTTTACTCCTACTGCTGCCATAGCCTGAACTCTCATGCAGATTGTGCCCATTGTAAGTAGTCGGACTGTTTATATGAAACGTTTGTGTATATCAAATGGAAATATCAAAGTGTAAATGAAGTCCATTGTATTCTTTTTTAACCTTTACAAATTGACGCTATCTCTTCTCGTTCCAGCAGTACATGGTATCTGCTCATAGTCTGCTTTTCTTTCCTTTGTGATTTTTATTGAACACATCTGT is a window from the Ctenopharyngodon idella isolate HZGC_01 chromosome 15, HZGC01, whole genome shotgun sequence genome containing:
- the LOC127496308 gene encoding C3a anaphylatoxin chemotactic receptor-like isoform X2 produces the protein MENVTNATTLQEPLSSIEIFNIFIYFVVFALGIVGNGLVIFVTGYKMKTTVNSIWFLNLAIADFIFILIIILYIVTAFNKMAWHFGDFMCKFVSFVAVLNMFASIFLLTAISLDRCLSTWVIVWAQNKRTLVKARIICALMWVLSILCSIPFVINRLEKSNRCTYNTLSIFKSLVIYRFMVGFLIPFLIIASSYIAIGVRAKRLKRGKKLKPFRVIISVIMAFFICWFPFHVQQLCTVIALENKWSGFIIEVITDIGPFVNCLVHLNSCLNPILYVFMCEEFKKKLKQSLLLVLESAFAEEHLSFRLSRPSTCSGLSESQGLKTNDTTISSTNKYNKTSFQKISPEDIHSFY
- the LOC127496308 gene encoding C3a anaphylatoxin chemotactic receptor-like isoform X1; amino-acid sequence: MENVTNATTLQEPLSSIEIFNIFIYFVVFALGIVGNGLVIFVTGYKMKTTVNSIWFLNLAIADFIFILIIILYIVTAFNKMAWHFGDFMCKFVSFVAVLNMFASIFLLTAISLDRCLSTWVIVWAQNKRTLVKARIICALMWVLSILCSIPFVINRLEKSNRCTYNTLSIFKSLVIYRFMVGFLIPFLIIASSYIAIGVRAKRLKRGKKLKPFRVIISVIMAFFICWFPFHVQQLCTVIALENKWSGFIIEVITDIGPFVNCLVHLNSCLNPILYVFMCEEFKKKLKQSLLLVLESAFAEEHLSFRLSRPSTCSGLSESQGLKTNDTTISSTNKYNKTSFQKISPEDIHSFY